One region of Vanessa cardui chromosome 20, ilVanCard2.1, whole genome shotgun sequence genomic DNA includes:
- the LOC124538353 gene encoding kininogen-1-like isoform X1 — protein MRVFFALIQCLLIHVCLGNNNNGKVQCVGCDNEEDPHKPIYKVMAEETLWKYLETNKYERLYTVLQVQRVRVQPVQGKITKINFVAGATNCILDNQMNPVNPPCVIIYPVEMLECYSEIYEMAWINFRQITVTCNPLKNRS, from the exons ATGAGGGTCTTTTTTGCATTGATTCAATGTTTACTAATTCATGTTTGCTTGGGGAACAATAACAACGGAAAG gtACAATGTGTTGGCTGCGATAATGAAGAGGATCCGCACAAACCTATTTACAAAGTAATGGCTGAAGAAACACTGTGGAAGTACTTAGAAACCAATAAATATGAGCGGCTTTATACTGTGTTGCAAGTTCAGAGGGTGAGGGTCCAACCAGTTCAGGGaaagataacaaaaataaatttcgtcGCCGGAGCGACAAATTGTATTCTCGACAATCAAATGAATCCAGTGAATCCCCCATGTGTCATAATCTATCCGGTCGAAATGTTGGAGTGTTATtcagaaatatatgaaatggCTTGGATAAACTTCAGACAAATAACAGTAACATGCAATCCTTTGAAAAACAGAAGTTAA
- the LOC124538613 gene encoding kininogen-1-like: MRVVIALIQCLLIHCCLGNNNNGKVQCVGCDNEEDPHKPIYKVMAEETLWKYLETNKYERLYTVLQVQRVRVQPVQGKITKINFVAGATNCILDNQMNPVNPPCVIIYPVEMLECYSEIYEMAWINFRQITVTCNPLKNRS, from the exons ATGAGGGTCGTCATTGCATTGATTCAATGTTTACTAATTCATTGTTGCTTGGGGAACAATAACAACGGAAAG gtACAATGTGTTGGCTGCGATAATGAAGAGGATCCGCACAAACCTATTTACAAAGTAATGGCTGAAGAAACACTGTGGAAGTACTTAGAAACCAATAAATATGAGCGGCTTTATACTGTGTTGCAAGTTCAGAGGGTGAGGGTCCAACCAGTTCAGGGaaagataacaaaaataaatttcgtcGCCGGAGCGACAAATTGTATCCTCGACAATCAAATGAATCCAGTGAATCCCCCATGTGTCATAATCTATCCGGTCGAAATGTTGGAGTGTTATtcagaaatatatgaaatggCTTGGATAAACTTCAGACAAATAACAGTAACATGCAATCCTTTGAAAAACAGAAGTTAA
- the LOC124538614 gene encoding kininogen-1-like has protein sequence MRVVIALIQCLLINCCLGNNNNGKEICFGCDHDEDPQKPIYKVMAEESLWKYLETNKYDRLYTVLQVQRVRVKPVQGFITKINFVAAATNCILDNQMNPVNPPCVIIYPVEMLECYSEIYEMNWENFRQVKVTCNPLKNRS, from the exons ATGAGGGTCGTCATTGCATTGATtcaatgtttactaattaattgtTGCTTGGGGAACAACAACAACGGAAAG GAAATTTGCTTTGGCTGCGATCATGATGAGGATCCGCAAAAACCTATTTACAAAGTAATGGCTGAAGAATCACTGTGGAAGTACTTAGAAACCAATAAATATGACCGGCTTTATACTGTGTTACAAGTTCAGAGGGTGAGGGTCAAACCAGTTCAGggatttataacaaaaataaatttcgtcGCCGCAGCGACAAATTGTATTCTCGACAATCAAATGAATCCAGTGAATCCCCCATGTGTCATAATCTATCCGGTCGAAATGTTGGAGTGTTATtcagaaatatatgaaatgaattGGGAAAACTTCAGACAAGTAAAAGTAACATGCAATCCTTTGAAAAACAGAAGTTAA